One genomic window of Camelina sativa cultivar DH55 chromosome 5, Cs, whole genome shotgun sequence includes the following:
- the LOC104787953 gene encoding putative U-box domain-containing protein 42 isoform X3 encodes MSTREDIGTSDTLIGSLLGSISEVIRSLESLQAETEKFLECACYFYRVSVVLMEIQTAESNVICSIDIFESLSESIDAAKDLVEKSQESNGHEPTTDLRSIEAGFEGVVKQMGETLQSISESTFDEEEYIGVVIQSLSNEMQNANIGDGSKSEMIQNEQQNFSAKDTPEIVSEQIETDLYPTDPEFSYESYMMYSESQSQMTEIPDIPSQSTNVSSQRYGNLSESQSQITEIPDIPSQSTNVSSQRYGNLSESQSQITEIPDTLRHSTSSHRKYGNLSESQSQITELPDIPSQSTNASSQRKYGNLSESLSMLPQVTQFMEPPYQAFICPLTKEIMEDPVTTETGVTCERKAVTEWFERFANSDEISCPVTGQKLTTELTVNVVLKTIIQEWKVRNEAARIKVAHAALSLGGSESMVIDALRDLQMTCEGKEYNKVQVREAGIIQLLDRYLTYRSKDVRYELLQLLRTLADEDADDGKEMIVKTITMSRIIKFLGSSHQPVRHVALALLLELSKSQHACEKIGSATGAILMLVTAKYNRELDAFASETSDQILRNLEKCPENIKQMAESGLLEPLLGHLAEGSEETQVAMAAYLVEIDIGHEKKTYVAEKACPALIGLVKCENIDARRAAFKALAHISLYHPNNQILVEVGIIKIMVEEMFTKRVFSDLMNSRNEAATILANILESGLEHETFEVNTHGHTLGSDYFVYNIIHMLKNSSPDDLNIDLIRILLSLSKSPKAMATIVSVIKETDASFAMIELINNPHEELGVGALKLLIALTPYIGHTLSERLCKTRGQPENLIQCPIEANQITEKHAVSAKLLAKLPHQNLTLNLALVNESIVSKILHAIHLIQRSGTRTSRYATDFLEGLVGILVRFTTTLYEPQMMYLARNHDLTSVFVDLLMKTSSDQVQRLSATGLENLSSTTMTLSRPPQPRSTKFMGSLSMPRSFSLRSSKKKQIEICAIHKGVCSAKSTFCLVEANAITKLLACLQSDKVEVVESALAAICTLLDDKVDVEKSLSMLSEMNAVQLILNAVKEHKKESLLQKAFWMIDKFIIRGGDKYASDISQDRMLSGMLVSAFHRGDGNTRQMAENILRRLEKMPSFSTYIT; translated from the exons ATGTCG ACTCGAGAAGATATAGGCACAAGTGATACACTGATTGGATCGTTGTTGGGGTCCATTTCCGAAGTGATCAGATCTTTGGAGTCCTTACAAGCAGAAACAGAGAAGTTCCTTGAATGCGCTTGCTACTTTTATCGAGTTTCAGTGGTGTTAATGGAGATACAAACAGCAGAGAGCAACGTCATCTGTTcaattgatatttttgaatctcTATCCGAGAGTATAGATGCGGCGAAGGACCTGGTTGAGAAATCTCAAGAAAGCAACGGACACGAACCAACTACTGATCTGAGAAGCATTGAGGCAGGTTTTGAAGGCGTTGTCAAGCAGATGGGTGAAACTTTGCAGTCCATATCAGAATCAACATTTGACGAGGAAGAATATATAGGAGTTGTTATCCAGTCTCTTTCAAATGAGATGCAGAATGCTAACATCGGAGATGGTAGTAAAAGTGAGATGATACAGAATGAGCAGCAGAATTTTTCTGCAAAGGATACACCGGAAATTGTGTCAGAGCAAATAGAGACAGATCTCTATCCCACTGATCCTGAATTTTCCTATGAAAGTTACATGATGTATAGTGAATCACAATCCCAAATGACCGAAATACCAGATATCCCAAGCCAGAGCACAAATGTTAGCAGCCAGAGATATGGAAATCTTAGTGAATCACAATCACAAATTACCGAGATACCAGATATCCCAAGCCAGAGCACAAATGTTAGCAGCCAGAGATATGGAAATCTTAGTGAATCACAATCACAAATTACCGAGATACCAGATACCCTAAGACACAGCACAAGCAGCCATAGAAAGTATGGAAATCTTAGTGAATCACAATCACAAATTACTGAGTTACCAGATATTCCAAGCCAGAGTACGAATGCTAGCAGCCAGAGAAAATATGGTAATCTTAGTGAATCCTTGTCAATGTTACCACAGGTGACACAGTTCATGGAGCCTCCATACCAAGCTTTCATCTGCCCGTTGACCAAAGAGATAATGGAAGATCCAGTCACAACAGAAACAGGAGTAACCTGCGAAAGAAAAGCAGTAACAGAGTGGTTTGAACGTTTTGCAAACTCCGATGAGATTAGTTGTCCAGTTACCGGGCAAAAGCTGACCACCGAATTAACTGTCAATGTTGTCTTGAAAACCATCATTCAGGAATGGAAAGTACGAAACGAGGCAGCAAGAATCAAAGTGGCTCATGCAGCTTTATCCTTAGGCGGTTCAGAAAGTATGGTTATCGATGCATTACGAGATCTGCAAATGACCTGTGAAGGGAAAGAGTACAACAAGGTACAAGTCCGTGAAGCTGGGATCATTCAGCTTCTTGATAGATACCTGACGTACAGAAGTAAAGATGTGAGGTATGAACTGCTACAGTTGTTAAGGACACTGGCTGATGAAGACGCTGATGATGGAAAG GAAATGATCGTGAAGACCATAACTATGTCACGCATAATCAAATTTTTGGGAAGCAGTCACCAGCCTGTAAGACATGTAGCACTAGCCTTACTGCTTGAGCTTTCGAAATCCCAACATGCATGTGAGAAGATTGGGAGTGCTACCGGGGCGATTTTGATGTTAGTTACCGCAAAGTATAACAGAGAGTTGGATGCCTTTGCGTCTGAAACATCAGACCAAATCTTAAGAAATCTAGAGAAGTGTCCTGAGAACATCAAGCAAATGGCAGAGAGTGGGCTATTGGAACCACTTCTGGGTCATCTAGCAGAAG GGAGCGAAGAGACTCAGGTGGCGATGGCTGCATACCTTGTGGAAATCGATATTGGACATGAGAAAAAAACTTACGTAGCTGAGAAGGCTTGCCCTGCGCTCATTGGGCTGGTGAAATGTGAAAATATCGACGCTAGAAGAGCTGCCTTCAAAGCACTTGCTCATATTTCATTGTATCACCCCAACAACCAGATACTAGTAGAAGTTGGCATCATCAAGATCATGGTCGAAGAGATGTTCACCAAGCGAGTGTTCAGTGATCTGATGAACTCCAGGAATGAAGCTGCGACAATACTTGCAAACATACTGGAATCTGGGCTGGAACATGAGACATTTGAGGTGAATACTCATGGGCACACGTTAGGCTCGGATTATTTTGTATACAAC ATCATCCACATGCTCAAGAACTCAAGCCCAGATGATCTTAACATTGATTTGATCAGGATTCTCCTATCCTTGTCCAAATCACCCAAAGCAATGGCAACAATTGTCTCAGTGATCAAAGAAACGGACGCAAGCTTTGCCATGATAGAACTCATCAACAATCCTCATGAAGAATTGGGGGTTGGGGCATTAAAACTTCTGATAGCACTTACCCCCTACATTGGTCACACGCTATCAGAGAGATTATGTAAAACTAGAGGACAGCCAGAAAATCTTATCCAGTGCCCAATAGAAGCAAATCAGATAACAGAAAAGCATGCTGTTTCAGCCAAGTTACTTGCTAAACTGCCTCATCAAAATCTGACTCTTAATTTAGCACTGGTCAACGAGAGCATAGTGTCCAAAATTCTGCATGCAATCCATCTGATTCAAAGAAGTGGAACACGAACAAGCAGATATGCAACTGATTTTCTGGAAGGTCTCGTTGGGATCTTAGTGAGATTCACAACTACACTGTACGAGCCCCAAATGATGTACCTAGCCAGAAACCACGATTTGACATCAGTGTTTGTTGATTTATTGATGAAAACATCAAGCGATCAAGTTCAAAGGCTATCAGCGACTGGACTAGAAAATCTATCATCTACAACTATGACGTTATCGAGGCCACCACAACCTAGGAGCACAAAATTCATGGGATCACTGAGTATGCCTAGGTCTTTCTCCCTCCGTTCATccaaaaagaagcaaatagagATATGCGCAATCCACAAGGGAGTATGTTCTGCAAAAAGCACATTTTGCTTGGTTGAAGCAAATGCAATCACAAAGCTTCTAGCATGTTTGCAGAGTGATAAAGTGGAGGTAGTGGAGTCAGCATTGGCTGCTATATGTACGCTATTAGATGACAAGGTTGATGTGGAGAAGAGTTTAAGCATGCTGAGTGAAATGAATGCAGTACAACTAATACTAAATGCAgtcaaagaacacaagaaagaaTCTCTATTGCAGAAAGCATTTTGGATGATTGACAAGTTCATTATTAGAGGTGGAGATAAGTATGCCAGTGACATATCACAAGATAGGATGTTGTCAGGTATGTTGGTTAGTGCCTTCCATCGTGGAGATGGTAACACAAGGCAGATGGCAGAAAATATTTTGAGGCGTTTGGAAAAGATGCCAAGTTTCTCTACTTATATCACATAA
- the LOC104787953 gene encoding putative U-box domain-containing protein 42 isoform X1: MSTREDIGTSDTLIGSLLGSISEVIRSLESLQAETEKFLECACYFYRVSVVLMEIQTAESNVICSIDIFESLSESIDAAKDLVEKSQESNGHEPTTDLRSIEAGFEGVVKQMGETLQSISESTFDEEEYIGVVIQSLSNEMQNANIGDGSKSEMIQNEQQNFSAKDTPEIVSEQIETDLYPTDPEFSYESYMMYSESQSQMTEIPDIPSQSTNVSSQRYGNLSESQSQITEIPDIPSQSTNVSSQRYGNLSESQSQITEIPDTLRHSTSSHRKYGNLSESQSQITELPDIPSQSTNASSQRKYGNLSESLSMLPQVTQFMEPPYQAFICPLTKEIMEDPVTTETGVTCERKAVTEWFERFANSDEISCPVTGQKLTTELTVNVVLKTIIQEWKVRNEAARIKVAHAALSLGGSESMVIDALRDLQMTCEGKEYNKVQVREAGIIQLLDRYLTYRSKDVRYELLQLLRTLADEDADDGKVGSLSFTYYARALPYMICTAVFLSPRHTSCFNRLLYFKVILQEMIVKTITMSRIIKFLGSSHQPVRHVALALLLELSKSQHACEKIGSATGAILMLVTAKYNRELDAFASETSDQILRNLEKCPENIKQMAESGLLEPLLGHLAEGSEETQVAMAAYLVEIDIGHEKKTYVAEKACPALIGLVKCENIDARRAAFKALAHISLYHPNNQILVEVGIIKIMVEEMFTKRVFSDLMNSRNEAATILANILESGLEHETFEVNTHGHTLGSDYFVYNIIHMLKNSSPDDLNIDLIRILLSLSKSPKAMATIVSVIKETDASFAMIELINNPHEELGVGALKLLIALTPYIGHTLSERLCKTRGQPENLIQCPIEANQITEKHAVSAKLLAKLPHQNLTLNLALVNESIVSKILHAIHLIQRSGTRTSRYATDFLEGLVGILVRFTTTLYEPQMMYLARNHDLTSVFVDLLMKTSSDQVQRLSATGLENLSSTTMTLSRPPQPRSTKFMGSLSMPRSFSLRSSKKKQIEICAIHKGVCSAKSTFCLVEANAITKLLACLQSDKVEVVESALAAICTLLDDKVDVEKSLSMLSEMNAVQLILNAVKEHKKESLLQKAFWMIDKFIIRGGDKYASDISQDRMLSGMLVSAFHRGDGNTRQMAENILRRLEKMPSFSTYIT, encoded by the exons ATGTCG ACTCGAGAAGATATAGGCACAAGTGATACACTGATTGGATCGTTGTTGGGGTCCATTTCCGAAGTGATCAGATCTTTGGAGTCCTTACAAGCAGAAACAGAGAAGTTCCTTGAATGCGCTTGCTACTTTTATCGAGTTTCAGTGGTGTTAATGGAGATACAAACAGCAGAGAGCAACGTCATCTGTTcaattgatatttttgaatctcTATCCGAGAGTATAGATGCGGCGAAGGACCTGGTTGAGAAATCTCAAGAAAGCAACGGACACGAACCAACTACTGATCTGAGAAGCATTGAGGCAGGTTTTGAAGGCGTTGTCAAGCAGATGGGTGAAACTTTGCAGTCCATATCAGAATCAACATTTGACGAGGAAGAATATATAGGAGTTGTTATCCAGTCTCTTTCAAATGAGATGCAGAATGCTAACATCGGAGATGGTAGTAAAAGTGAGATGATACAGAATGAGCAGCAGAATTTTTCTGCAAAGGATACACCGGAAATTGTGTCAGAGCAAATAGAGACAGATCTCTATCCCACTGATCCTGAATTTTCCTATGAAAGTTACATGATGTATAGTGAATCACAATCCCAAATGACCGAAATACCAGATATCCCAAGCCAGAGCACAAATGTTAGCAGCCAGAGATATGGAAATCTTAGTGAATCACAATCACAAATTACCGAGATACCAGATATCCCAAGCCAGAGCACAAATGTTAGCAGCCAGAGATATGGAAATCTTAGTGAATCACAATCACAAATTACCGAGATACCAGATACCCTAAGACACAGCACAAGCAGCCATAGAAAGTATGGAAATCTTAGTGAATCACAATCACAAATTACTGAGTTACCAGATATTCCAAGCCAGAGTACGAATGCTAGCAGCCAGAGAAAATATGGTAATCTTAGTGAATCCTTGTCAATGTTACCACAGGTGACACAGTTCATGGAGCCTCCATACCAAGCTTTCATCTGCCCGTTGACCAAAGAGATAATGGAAGATCCAGTCACAACAGAAACAGGAGTAACCTGCGAAAGAAAAGCAGTAACAGAGTGGTTTGAACGTTTTGCAAACTCCGATGAGATTAGTTGTCCAGTTACCGGGCAAAAGCTGACCACCGAATTAACTGTCAATGTTGTCTTGAAAACCATCATTCAGGAATGGAAAGTACGAAACGAGGCAGCAAGAATCAAAGTGGCTCATGCAGCTTTATCCTTAGGCGGTTCAGAAAGTATGGTTATCGATGCATTACGAGATCTGCAAATGACCTGTGAAGGGAAAGAGTACAACAAGGTACAAGTCCGTGAAGCTGGGATCATTCAGCTTCTTGATAGATACCTGACGTACAGAAGTAAAGATGTGAGGTATGAACTGCTACAGTTGTTAAGGACACTGGCTGATGAAGACGCTGATGATGGAAAGGTTGGATCTCTTTCATTTACCTATTATGCAAGAGCACTACCTTACATGATATGCACTGCTGTATTTCTTTCTCCTAGACACACTTCTTGTTTCAATAGACTTTTATATTTCAAAGTTATCTTACAGGAAATGATCGTGAAGACCATAACTATGTCACGCATAATCAAATTTTTGGGAAGCAGTCACCAGCCTGTAAGACATGTAGCACTAGCCTTACTGCTTGAGCTTTCGAAATCCCAACATGCATGTGAGAAGATTGGGAGTGCTACCGGGGCGATTTTGATGTTAGTTACCGCAAAGTATAACAGAGAGTTGGATGCCTTTGCGTCTGAAACATCAGACCAAATCTTAAGAAATCTAGAGAAGTGTCCTGAGAACATCAAGCAAATGGCAGAGAGTGGGCTATTGGAACCACTTCTGGGTCATCTAGCAGAAG GGAGCGAAGAGACTCAGGTGGCGATGGCTGCATACCTTGTGGAAATCGATATTGGACATGAGAAAAAAACTTACGTAGCTGAGAAGGCTTGCCCTGCGCTCATTGGGCTGGTGAAATGTGAAAATATCGACGCTAGAAGAGCTGCCTTCAAAGCACTTGCTCATATTTCATTGTATCACCCCAACAACCAGATACTAGTAGAAGTTGGCATCATCAAGATCATGGTCGAAGAGATGTTCACCAAGCGAGTGTTCAGTGATCTGATGAACTCCAGGAATGAAGCTGCGACAATACTTGCAAACATACTGGAATCTGGGCTGGAACATGAGACATTTGAGGTGAATACTCATGGGCACACGTTAGGCTCGGATTATTTTGTATACAACATCATCCACATGCTCAAGAACTCAAGCCCAGATGATCTTAACATTGATTTGATCAGGATTCTCCTATCCTTGTCCAAATCACCCAAAGCAATGGCAACAATTGTCTCAGTGATCAAAGAAACCGACGCAAGCTTTGCCATGATAGAACTCATCAACAATCCTCATGAAGAATTGGGGGTTGGGGCATTAAAACTTCTGATAGCACTTACCCCCTAC ATTGGTCACACGCTATCAGAGAGATTATGTAAAACTAGAGGACAGCCAGAAAATCTTATCCAGTGCCCAATAGAAGCAAATCAGATAACAGAAAAGCATGCTGTTTCAGCCAAGTTACTTGCTAAACTGCCTCATCAAAATCTGACTCTTAATTTAGCACTGGTCAACGAGAGCATAGTGTCCAAAATTCTGCATGCAATCCATCTGATTCAAAGAAGTGGAACACGAACAAGCAGATATGCAACTGATTTTCTGGAAGGTCTCGTTGGGATCTTAGTGAGATTCACAACTACACTGTACGAGCCCCAAATGATGTACCTAGCCAGAAACCACGATTTGACATCAGTGTTTGTTGATTTATTGATGAAAACATCAAGCGATCAAGTTCAAAGGCTATCAGCGACTGGACTAGAAAATCTATCATCTACAACTATGACGTTATCGAGGCCACCACAACCTAGGAGCACAAAATTCATGGGATCACTGAGTATGCCTAGGTCTTTCTCCCTCCGTTCATccaaaaagaagcaaatagagATATGCGCAATCCACAAGGGAGTATGTTCTGCAAAAAGCACATTTTGCTTGGTTGAAGCAAATGCAATCACAAAGCTTCTAGCATGTTTGCAGAGTGATAAAGTGGAGGTAGTGGAGTCAGCATTGGCTGCTATATGTACGCTATTAGATGACAAGGTTGATGTGGAGAAGAGTTTAAGCATGCTGAGTGAAATGAATGCAGTACAACTAATACTAAATGCAgtcaaagaacacaagaaagaaTCTCTATTGCAGAAAGCATTTTGGATGATTGACAAGTTCATTATTAGAGGTGGAGATAAGTATGCCAGTGACATATCACAAGATAGGATGTTGTCAGGTATGTTGGTTAGTGCCTTCCATCGTGGAGATGGTAACACAAGGCAGATGGCAGAAAATATTTTGAGGCGTTTGGAAAAGATGCCAAGTTTCTCTACTTATATCACATAA
- the LOC104787953 gene encoding putative U-box domain-containing protein 42 isoform X2, giving the protein MSTREDIGTSDTLIGSLLGSISEVIRSLESLQAETEKFLECACYFYRVSVVLMEIQTAESNVICSIDIFESLSESIDAAKDLVEKSQESNGHEPTTDLRSIEAGFEGVVKQMGETLQSISESTFDEEEYIGVVIQSLSNEMQNANIGDGSKSEMIQNEQQNFSAKDTPEIVSEQIETDLYPTDPEFSYESYMMYSESQSQMTEIPDIPSQSTNVSSQRYGNLSESQSQITEIPDIPSQSTNVSSQRYGNLSESQSQITEIPDTLRHSTSSHRKYGNLSESQSQITELPDIPSQSTNASSQRKYGNLSESLSMLPQVTQFMEPPYQAFICPLTKEIMEDPVTTETGVTCERKAVTEWFERFANSDEISCPVTGQKLTTELTVNVVLKTIIQEWKVRNEAARIKVAHAALSLGGSESMVIDALRDLQMTCEGKEYNKVQVREAGIIQLLDRYLTYRSKDVRYELLQLLRTLADEDADDGKEMIVKTITMSRIIKFLGSSHQPVRHVALALLLELSKSQHACEKIGSATGAILMLVTAKYNRELDAFASETSDQILRNLEKCPENIKQMAESGLLEPLLGHLAEGSEETQVAMAAYLVEIDIGHEKKTYVAEKACPALIGLVKCENIDARRAAFKALAHISLYHPNNQILVEVGIIKIMVEEMFTKRVFSDLMNSRNEAATILANILESGLEHETFEVNTHGHTLGSDYFVYNIIHMLKNSSPDDLNIDLIRILLSLSKSPKAMATIVSVIKETDASFAMIELINNPHEELGVGALKLLIALTPYIGHTLSERLCKTRGQPENLIQCPIEANQITEKHAVSAKLLAKLPHQNLTLNLALVNESIVSKILHAIHLIQRSGTRTSRYATDFLEGLVGILVRFTTTLYEPQMMYLARNHDLTSVFVDLLMKTSSDQVQRLSATGLENLSSTTMTLSRPPQPRSTKFMGSLSMPRSFSLRSSKKKQIEICAIHKGVCSAKSTFCLVEANAITKLLACLQSDKVEVVESALAAICTLLDDKVDVEKSLSMLSEMNAVQLILNAVKEHKKESLLQKAFWMIDKFIIRGGDKYASDISQDRMLSGMLVSAFHRGDGNTRQMAENILRRLEKMPSFSTYIT; this is encoded by the exons ATGTCG ACTCGAGAAGATATAGGCACAAGTGATACACTGATTGGATCGTTGTTGGGGTCCATTTCCGAAGTGATCAGATCTTTGGAGTCCTTACAAGCAGAAACAGAGAAGTTCCTTGAATGCGCTTGCTACTTTTATCGAGTTTCAGTGGTGTTAATGGAGATACAAACAGCAGAGAGCAACGTCATCTGTTcaattgatatttttgaatctcTATCCGAGAGTATAGATGCGGCGAAGGACCTGGTTGAGAAATCTCAAGAAAGCAACGGACACGAACCAACTACTGATCTGAGAAGCATTGAGGCAGGTTTTGAAGGCGTTGTCAAGCAGATGGGTGAAACTTTGCAGTCCATATCAGAATCAACATTTGACGAGGAAGAATATATAGGAGTTGTTATCCAGTCTCTTTCAAATGAGATGCAGAATGCTAACATCGGAGATGGTAGTAAAAGTGAGATGATACAGAATGAGCAGCAGAATTTTTCTGCAAAGGATACACCGGAAATTGTGTCAGAGCAAATAGAGACAGATCTCTATCCCACTGATCCTGAATTTTCCTATGAAAGTTACATGATGTATAGTGAATCACAATCCCAAATGACCGAAATACCAGATATCCCAAGCCAGAGCACAAATGTTAGCAGCCAGAGATATGGAAATCTTAGTGAATCACAATCACAAATTACCGAGATACCAGATATCCCAAGCCAGAGCACAAATGTTAGCAGCCAGAGATATGGAAATCTTAGTGAATCACAATCACAAATTACCGAGATACCAGATACCCTAAGACACAGCACAAGCAGCCATAGAAAGTATGGAAATCTTAGTGAATCACAATCACAAATTACTGAGTTACCAGATATTCCAAGCCAGAGTACGAATGCTAGCAGCCAGAGAAAATATGGTAATCTTAGTGAATCCTTGTCAATGTTACCACAGGTGACACAGTTCATGGAGCCTCCATACCAAGCTTTCATCTGCCCGTTGACCAAAGAGATAATGGAAGATCCAGTCACAACAGAAACAGGAGTAACCTGCGAAAGAAAAGCAGTAACAGAGTGGTTTGAACGTTTTGCAAACTCCGATGAGATTAGTTGTCCAGTTACCGGGCAAAAGCTGACCACCGAATTAACTGTCAATGTTGTCTTGAAAACCATCATTCAGGAATGGAAAGTACGAAACGAGGCAGCAAGAATCAAAGTGGCTCATGCAGCTTTATCCTTAGGCGGTTCAGAAAGTATGGTTATCGATGCATTACGAGATCTGCAAATGACCTGTGAAGGGAAAGAGTACAACAAGGTACAAGTCCGTGAAGCTGGGATCATTCAGCTTCTTGATAGATACCTGACGTACAGAAGTAAAGATGTGAGGTATGAACTGCTACAGTTGTTAAGGACACTGGCTGATGAAGACGCTGATGATGGAAAG GAAATGATCGTGAAGACCATAACTATGTCACGCATAATCAAATTTTTGGGAAGCAGTCACCAGCCTGTAAGACATGTAGCACTAGCCTTACTGCTTGAGCTTTCGAAATCCCAACATGCATGTGAGAAGATTGGGAGTGCTACCGGGGCGATTTTGATGTTAGTTACCGCAAAGTATAACAGAGAGTTGGATGCCTTTGCGTCTGAAACATCAGACCAAATCTTAAGAAATCTAGAGAAGTGTCCTGAGAACATCAAGCAAATGGCAGAGAGTGGGCTATTGGAACCACTTCTGGGTCATCTAGCAGAAG GGAGCGAAGAGACTCAGGTGGCGATGGCTGCATACCTTGTGGAAATCGATATTGGACATGAGAAAAAAACTTACGTAGCTGAGAAGGCTTGCCCTGCGCTCATTGGGCTGGTGAAATGTGAAAATATCGACGCTAGAAGAGCTGCCTTCAAAGCACTTGCTCATATTTCATTGTATCACCCCAACAACCAGATACTAGTAGAAGTTGGCATCATCAAGATCATGGTCGAAGAGATGTTCACCAAGCGAGTGTTCAGTGATCTGATGAACTCCAGGAATGAAGCTGCGACAATACTTGCAAACATACTGGAATCTGGGCTGGAACATGAGACATTTGAGGTGAATACTCATGGGCACACGTTAGGCTCGGATTATTTTGTATACAACATCATCCACATGCTCAAGAACTCAAGCCCAGATGATCTTAACATTGATTTGATCAGGATTCTCCTATCCTTGTCCAAATCACCCAAAGCAATGGCAACAATTGTCTCAGTGATCAAAGAAACCGACGCAAGCTTTGCCATGATAGAACTCATCAACAATCCTCATGAAGAATTGGGGGTTGGGGCATTAAAACTTCTGATAGCACTTACCCCCTAC ATTGGTCACACGCTATCAGAGAGATTATGTAAAACTAGAGGACAGCCAGAAAATCTTATCCAGTGCCCAATAGAAGCAAATCAGATAACAGAAAAGCATGCTGTTTCAGCCAAGTTACTTGCTAAACTGCCTCATCAAAATCTGACTCTTAATTTAGCACTGGTCAACGAGAGCATAGTGTCCAAAATTCTGCATGCAATCCATCTGATTCAAAGAAGTGGAACACGAACAAGCAGATATGCAACTGATTTTCTGGAAGGTCTCGTTGGGATCTTAGTGAGATTCACAACTACACTGTACGAGCCCCAAATGATGTACCTAGCCAGAAACCACGATTTGACATCAGTGTTTGTTGATTTATTGATGAAAACATCAAGCGATCAAGTTCAAAGGCTATCAGCGACTGGACTAGAAAATCTATCATCTACAACTATGACGTTATCGAGGCCACCACAACCTAGGAGCACAAAATTCATGGGATCACTGAGTATGCCTAGGTCTTTCTCCCTCCGTTCATccaaaaagaagcaaatagagATATGCGCAATCCACAAGGGAGTATGTTCTGCAAAAAGCACATTTTGCTTGGTTGAAGCAAATGCAATCACAAAGCTTCTAGCATGTTTGCAGAGTGATAAAGTGGAGGTAGTGGAGTCAGCATTGGCTGCTATATGTACGCTATTAGATGACAAGGTTGATGTGGAGAAGAGTTTAAGCATGCTGAGTGAAATGAATGCAGTACAACTAATACTAAATGCAgtcaaagaacacaagaaagaaTCTCTATTGCAGAAAGCATTTTGGATGATTGACAAGTTCATTATTAGAGGTGGAGATAAGTATGCCAGTGACATATCACAAGATAGGATGTTGTCAGGTATGTTGGTTAGTGCCTTCCATCGTGGAGATGGTAACACAAGGCAGATGGCAGAAAATATTTTGAGGCGTTTGGAAAAGATGCCAAGTTTCTCTACTTATATCACATAA